In Phoenix dactylifera cultivar Barhee BC4 chromosome 11, palm_55x_up_171113_PBpolish2nd_filt_p, whole genome shotgun sequence, the following are encoded in one genomic region:
- the LOC103710513 gene encoding LOW QUALITY PROTEIN: uncharacterized protein LOC103710513 (The sequence of the model RefSeq protein was modified relative to this genomic sequence to represent the inferred CDS: inserted 1 base in 1 codon) produces MEYERIHKVQMGVISPSKLRMKLLGSHGGRRKEGGGNSSRASPSKHDDDMEHAKNSLLAGEFDEEVNSKDASSLTVIANSEGNLTQPCPEEKADTGRSRIQNIPKGGFCQHQPSSNLSTVHPVRPLEEDGNGYDSGHDNGSTCSFEFHRGERALQHPAVGPFFRHIPSKWNDAEKWIVNRQMMHPSPNLLKRSVMQNQGSRQVISSSVRVAPESIVADHKHSVIQAADTKRISSINPIAQNVVEKFSFAPNCLQSSSDAANSGDYGLRKEIDHKKLSVPESSVAETSVILTGQSVSMRDVGTEMTPIPSQEPSRTGTPVGATTPTCSPLSSIPSTPKRGAPTSSPAETTVDDEYSQNKLGKKELSERELKLKTRREIAALGMQLGKMNIAAWASKGDAEQASPSLKTLDVGQLVKAEYEARAVAWEECRKSKHMARYRRKEVKIQEWESYQKAKFEAKMRKVEGQVERMKARAQEKMQEKLAKTSLLVEEKQATAEAXKNQEAARTARQVEQIRQTGHIPSRFRCCRWLL; encoded by the exons ATGGAGTATGAGAGGATTCATAAAGTTCAG ATGGGTGTGATTTCCCCTAGTAAACTGAGGATGAAGCTATTAGGATCTCATGGTGGTAGAAGAAAGGAAGGGGGTGGCAATTCATCCAGAGCATCCCCTTCCAAGCATGATGATGACATGGAGCATGCAAAGAATAGCTTACTAGCTGGAGAATTTGATGAGGAAG TTAACTCCAAAGATGCTTCTTCCCTTACTGTGATTGCAAATTCAGAAGGCAACCTAACTCAACCCTGCCCCGAAGAGAAAGCCGATACAGGTCGTAGTAGAATTCAGAACATTCCTAAGGGTGGTTTTTGCCAACATCAGCCCAGCAGCAACCTAAGCACAGTACACCCTGTGAGACCTCTAGAAGAAGATGGTAATGGTTATGACAGTGGCCATGACAATGGAAGCACCTGTAGCTTCGAGTTTCATCGAGGAGAAAGAGCATTACAGCATCCAGCAGTTGGTCCCTTTTTCAGGCATATCCCATCAAAGTGGAATGATGCAGAGAAATGGATAGTGAATCGGCAGATGATGCATCCAAGTCCAAATCTGCTGAAGAGGTCTGTCATGCAGAATCAGGGAAGTCGTCAAGTGATCTCCAGTTCGGTGAGGGTTGCTCCCGAATCAATAGTAGCCGACCACAAGCATTCTGTTATCCAGGCAGCAGATACAAAAAGGATTAGTTCCATAAATCCAATTGCGCAAAATGTGGTGGAGAAGTTCTCTTTTGCTCCTAATTGCCTGCAATCCAGTTCGGATGCTGCAAACAGTGGTGATTATGGACTTCGGAAGGAAATAGATCACAAGAAATTATCTGTCCCAGAAAGTTCCGTCGCTGAAACATCTG TTATTCTGACTGGACAATCAGTTTCTATGAGAGATGTGGGCACAGAAATGACTCCCATTCCAAGTCAGGAGCCATCAAGGACAGGAACTCCTGTTGGAGCCACAACACCCACTTGCAGCCCCCTCTCTTCAATTCCATCGACTCCTAAAAGAGGAGCACCAACATCATCTCCTGCAGAGACCACTGTGGATGATGAATATAGCCAAAACAAACTTGGCAAGAAAGAATTATCTGAGAGGGAATTGAaattaaaaacaagaagagaaatTGCTGCCCTAGGCATGCAACTAGGTAAGATGAACATTGCTGCCTGGGCCAGTAAAGGTGATGCAGAACAAGCCTCCCCCTCTCTCAAGACTCTTGATGTAGGCCAGCTTGTGAAGGCAGAGTATGAAGCACGTGCAGTAGCATGGGAGGAGTGTCGAAAATCTAAACATATGGCAAG ATATAGGCGTAAAGAGGTCAAGATACAAGAATGGGAGAGTTATCAGAAAGCAAAATTTGAAGCTAAAATGAGGAAAGTTGAG GGCCAAGTTGAACGAATGAAAGCCCGAGCACAAGAGAAGATGCAGGAAAAGCTGGCAAAAACAAGCCTACTGGTAGAAGAGAAACAAGCCACTGCTGAGG AGAAGAACCAAGAGGCAGCTAGAACAGCTCGACAAGTGGAGCAGATACGCCAAACTGGTCACATACCTTCCCGTTTCCGATGCTGTCGTTGGCTTCTGTAG
- the LOC103710514 gene encoding LOW QUALITY PROTEIN: auxin response factor 17 (The sequence of the model RefSeq protein was modified relative to this genomic sequence to represent the inferred CDS: inserted 11 bases in 9 codons; substituted 1 base at 1 genomic stop codon): MGYGHDWEQKCLNSELWHACAGPLVSLPAVGSRVVYFPQGHSEQVAASTNKEIDAHIPXYPNLPPQLIXQLHNVTMHADAETDEVYAQMTLQPLSLVIDSTVCLRKQKDLYLPAELGTLSKQPTNYFCKTLTASDTSTHGGIFCSRRQPEKVFPPQDFSQHAPVQELIARDLHDNEXNFVTFFAGQPKRHLLTTGWSVFVSAKRLVAGDSVIFIWNENNQLLLGIRRANXPQTVMPSSVLSCDSMHIGLLAAAAHAAATNSRFTIFYNPRASPSEFVIPLAKYVKAVYHTRVSVGMRFRMLFETEESSVRRYMGTITGISDLDPVRWQNSHWRSVKVGWDESTAGERQPRVSLWEIEPLTTFPMYPSAFPLRLKRPWPSGLCIIHIYHASAGGKDDEIGLNLPPMWLRDGDHGLPSLSFQGLGVTPWMQPRLNASMLGLQPDMXQAMAAAAQQEMRTMDPSKQTSAILQFQPPQSLTSRSTLLQQQQLQPPLIQQQQPHQRLQQQQQQQLQQQQQQQQLQQRQHQQPQQQQIHQQHQQSQQHQQIQQTHLCNLQQIPNVVSSLSQLASTSQSXSSLQTLSSFCQQQTFPHTNMNPASMSGVXPLHSILRSFSPEETSNILNFPRTSSVSTSGTWSSKRLAVESMLXGTQCMQPQVEQLDQQSNISQHSVTLPPFPGKDCLLDQECNTDPQNHLLFGVHIDSSPLLMQNGMRNLRSVGSETDSTAMPFLTAAGTDFPLNQVLTSSSCAEEPGLLXENGHVNPQNGTFVKVYKSGSFGRSLDITRFNNYPELRSELGRLFGLEGQLEDPMRSGWQLVFVDRENDVLLLGDDPWQEFVNNVWCIKILAPXEVQQMGKGGELPSAAPGKRLPGSGCDGYASRQDSRNMSNGLLL; this comes from the exons ATGGGCTATGGACACGACT GGGAGCAAAAGTGTCTGAATTCGGAACTATGGCATGCATGTGCTGGACCGCTTGTGTCTTTACCTGCTGTTGGAAGTCGTGTAGTGTACTTTCCTCAGGGTCACAGTGAGCAG GTAGCTGCATCTACCAACAAGGAAATTGATGCTCACATCC AATATCCAAACTTACCTCCGCAGTTGA GTCAGCTTCACAATGTAACTATGCAT GCAGATGCAGAGACAGATGAAGTTTAtgcccaaatgacattgcaacccTTGAGCCTGGTAATTGACAGCACTGTATGCTT GAGGAAACAAAAAGATCTTTATCTTCCTGCTGAACTGGGTACTCTGAGCAAGCAGCCAACCAACTATTTCTGCAAGACACTGACTGCAAGTGACACCAGTACGCATGGTGGGATTTTCTGTTCCCGCCGTCAGCCTGAAAAAGTCTTCCC CCCCCAGGATTTTTCCCAGCACGCCCCTGTGCAGGAGTTGATTGCAAGGGACCTTCATGATAATGAGTGAAATTTCGTCACATTTTTCGCGG GTCAGCCAAAGAGGCATCTTCTGACAACAGGATGGAGTGTTTTCGTAAGTGCAAAACGACTGGTTGCAGGTGATTCAGTCATTTTTATCTG GAATGAAAATAATCAGTTGCTTCTGGGTATTCGGCGTGCTA CGCCGCAAACAGTTATGCCTTCATCAGTATTATCATGTGATAGCATGCATATTGGACTTCTTGCTGCTGCAGCCCATGCTGCTGCTACCAATAGCCGCTTTACTATATTTTATAATCCCAG GGCAAGTCCTTCTGAATTTGTCATACCGTTAGCTAAGTATGTTAAAGCAGTTTATCACACCCGTGTTTCTGTGGGTATGCGTTTTAGAATGCTGTTTGAGACAGAAGAGTCTAGTGTTCGCCG TTACATGGGCACGATCACAGGGATTAGTGATCTGGATCCTGTGCGCTGGCAAAACTCACATTGGCGTTCTGTAAAG GTTGGTTGGGATGAGTCGACTGCTGGGGAAAGGCAGCCAAGGGTTTCCCTTTGGGAGATTGAGCCTCTGACGACGTTTCCAATGTATCCATCTGCCTTCCCTCTTAGACTTAAACGTCCATGGCCATCAGGCT TATGCATAATTCATATCTACCATGCATCTGCAGGTGGCAAGGATgatgaaattggtctaaatctTCCACCTATGTGGCTTCGGGATGGGGACCATGGGTTGCCGTCTTTGAGTTTTCAGGGACTTGGAGTGACACCTTGGATGCAGCCTAGACTTAATGCTTCAATGCTTGGTCTCCAGCCTGATA CCCAAGCAATGGCTGCGGCAGCACAGCAGGAGATGAGGACCATGGATCCTTCAAAACAGACATCGGCAATTCTACAATTCCAACCACCTCAAAGCTTGACTAGCAGATCCACTCTATTG cagcagcagcagctgcaGCCACCACTGATTCAACAGCAGCAGCCACATCAAAGGttgcaacagcagcagcagcaacagttgcaacagcagcagcagcagcaacaattGCAACAGCGGCAGCATCAGCAGCCACAGCAACAGCAAATACATCAGCAGCATCAACAGTCACAACAGCACCAGCAAATCCAGCAGACACACTTGTGTAATCTTCAGCAAATCCCTAATGTCGTCTCAAGCCTCTCACAGCTTGCCTCTACTTCTCAGTC CTCATCATTGCAAACATTATCTTCATTTTGCCAACAACAAACCTTTCCACACACCAATATGAACCCAGCATCCATGTCTGGTG TCCCCTTACATAGTATTTTGCGCTCATTCTCTCCTGAAGAAACATCGAACATTCTTAATTTTCCTCGAACCAGCTCAGTAAGCACTTCaggcacatggtcatccaagcgACTAGCAGTTGAATCCATGCT CGGAACTCAGTGCATGCAGCCCCAGGTTGAACAGTTAGACCAACAGTCGAACATATCTCAGCACTCTGTCACTTTACCACCATTTCCAGGGAAAGATTGCTTGCTTGACCAGGAATGCAACACAGATCCTCAAAATCATCTGCTTTTTGGTGTTCATATAGATTCTTCGCCTCTTTTGATGCAGAATGGCATGAGAAACCTTAGGAGTGTTGGCAGTGAGACTGATTCAACAGCCATGCCATTTCTGACTGCTGCAGGAACGGATTTCCCATTGAATCAGGTATTAACGAGTTCCAGTTGTGCAGAAGAACCGGGATTGT TTGAAAATGGGCATGTGAACCCACAAAATGGAACCTTTGTTAAG GTTTACAAATCAGGGTCCTTCGGAAGGTCACTGGATATTACCAGATTTAACAACTACCCGGAGCTGCGAAGTGAGCTTGGGCGACTGTTTGGCCTTGAAGGCCAGTTGGAGGACCCTATGAGATCAGGCTGGCAGCTTGTATTCGTCGACCGGGAAAATGATGTTCTTCTCCTAGGCGATGATCCCTGGCA agagtttgttaataatgtgtGGTGCATAAAGATACTCGCGC CAGAAGTGCAGCAGATGGGCAAAGGGGGTGAACTTCCGAGCGCAGCCCCAGGCAAGAGGCTTCCAGGCAGCGGCTGTGATGGATATGCGAGCAGGCAAGACTCGAGAAACATGAGCAATGGATTGCTTCTGTGA